TCGGGTGATGGCCCTATCAAGGTGAAGGCCGACATCAATAAGGATTTGAGAATTCCTGCGGGGAGCAAGGCTGAGATAGAGAAAGACATCATGGGCAATCTCCAGGTGAACCTTCTGCTTGCCAACAATCCGCGCCAGAGAATAGAACCAGGTGATATTATTCCTGGCTATGTGAACGCCGGAATGATGGGAAAGGCTGCCGAACTGGTGCCGGTGGTAGAGAAGATGTTGCCTAAGTTGGATTCCATCCTCACAAACGTGAATGCCCTTCTGGCTGATCCTGCCCTGGCAGCTTCGCTTCACAACGTGGAGACTATCACCAACAACCTCACCGTTTCTACCCGAGAGTTGAATACGTTGATGGCTGGTCTCAACAAGCAGGTGCCTGGCATGATTGGCAAGGCGAATGGCGTGCTCGATAATACCAATCGACTGACGGCAAACCTGGCTAGCCTCGATGTGCAGGGCACACTCAACAGAGTGAATGCCACACTGGAGGGTGCGCAGAAGTTTACCGACCAGTTGAACAGCGGAAAGGGTAGTCTGGGCTTGTTGATGAACGATACCAAGCTCTATGACAACCTGACCTCTACGATGTCGCACGCAGATTCTCTGGTCATCGACCTGAAGGCGCATCCAAAGCGTTATGTTCACTTCTCTATCTTCGGCAAGAAAGACAAGTAAAAGGGGCGTTTTTGTCCTAAAATGCTAGGAAATCAGGAAACAGCTTAAATTAATTTTGTCTAAATAATAAAGACGATGTTTCACGCCCCGAAATGTGAACCGAACTTGTTGTAGTTTAGCCATTTCGGGGTGTTTCAAAATTGTTTCACTGTCA
The Segatella copri DNA segment above includes these coding regions:
- a CDS encoding MlaD family protein, with protein sequence MKLTKEIRIALVAVVGILVMYFGINFLKGINLFSTNNTYYMTFDDIQGLGASTPIYADGYKVGTVDKVDFDYSGDGPIKVKADINKDLRIPAGSKAEIEKDIMGNLQVNLLLANNPRQRIEPGDIIPGYVNAGMMGKAAELVPVVEKMLPKLDSILTNVNALLADPALAASLHNVETITNNLTVSTRELNTLMAGLNKQVPGMIGKANGVLDNTNRLTANLASLDVQGTLNRVNATLEGAQKFTDQLNSGKGSLGLLMNDTKLYDNLTSTMSHADSLVIDLKAHPKRYVHFSIFGKKDK